The Streptomyces cynarae genome contains a region encoding:
- a CDS encoding MogA/MoaB family molybdenum cofactor biosynthesis protein, with the protein MTAPVEPPTGGALLAPYAALVVTASNRAAAGVYEDKGGPLIAEALTRFGFAVDGPWVVPDGDPVENALRTGSRAGYDVIVTTGGTGISPTDRTPEATRAVIDYEVPGIPEAIRAFGREKVPTAALSRGLAGVAGSTLIVNLPGSTGGVRDGLAVLEPLLVHAVDQIRGGDHPRADAGGSAIREDRPRPSGGAS; encoded by the coding sequence ATGACGGCACCGGTCGAGCCGCCGACCGGCGGTGCACTCCTGGCGCCGTACGCGGCCCTGGTGGTGACCGCGTCGAACCGCGCGGCCGCGGGCGTGTACGAGGACAAGGGCGGCCCCTTGATCGCGGAGGCGCTCACCCGCTTCGGTTTCGCGGTCGACGGCCCGTGGGTCGTCCCGGACGGTGACCCGGTGGAGAACGCACTGCGGACGGGCTCGCGCGCCGGCTACGACGTGATCGTGACCACCGGGGGCACCGGCATATCCCCCACCGATCGCACCCCCGAGGCGACCCGCGCGGTGATCGACTACGAGGTCCCGGGCATTCCCGAGGCCATCAGGGCGTTCGGAAGAGAGAAGGTGCCCACGGCGGCGCTCTCCCGGGGACTGGCCGGAGTCGCCGGCAGCACGCTGATCGTCAACCTGCCGGGGTCCACCGGCGGGGTGAGGGACGGACTGGCCGTCCTGGAGCCCCTGTTGGTCCACGCCGTCGACCAGATCCGCGGCGGGGACCACCCCCGCGCCGACGCCGGCGGGTCCGCGATCCGCGAGGACCGCCCCAGACCGAGTGGGGGTGCGAGCTGA
- the galU gene encoding UTP--glucose-1-phosphate uridylyltransferase GalU: MTQSHPRITKAVIPAAGLGTRFLPATKATPKEMLPVVDKPAIQYVVEEAVSAGLDDVLMVTGRNKRPLEDHFDRNYELESALEKKGDAERLAKVQESSDLATMHYVRQGDPKGLGHAVLCAAPHVGQEPFAVLLGDDLIDPRDPLLKRMIDVQEQYGGSVIALMEVAPEQIHLYGCAAVETTEDSDVVQVTGLVEKPDAADAPSNYAVIGRYVLDPHIFDILRKTEPGRSNEIQLTDALQQLAEDEKVGGPVHGVVFKGRRYDTGDRGDYLRAIVRLACEREDLGPGFRTWLRSFVAEEM, from the coding sequence ATGACTCAGTCGCACCCCAGGATCACCAAGGCTGTCATCCCCGCTGCCGGCCTCGGCACCCGGTTCCTGCCGGCCACCAAGGCCACGCCCAAGGAGATGCTGCCGGTCGTCGACAAGCCCGCGATCCAGTACGTGGTCGAGGAAGCCGTGTCCGCGGGGCTCGACGACGTACTGATGGTCACCGGCCGCAACAAGCGCCCCCTCGAGGACCACTTCGACCGCAACTACGAGCTCGAGTCGGCCCTGGAGAAGAAGGGCGACGCCGAGCGGCTCGCCAAGGTCCAGGAGTCCAGCGACCTCGCCACCATGCACTACGTCCGCCAGGGCGACCCCAAGGGCCTCGGCCACGCCGTCCTGTGCGCCGCCCCGCACGTCGGCCAGGAGCCGTTCGCGGTCCTCCTCGGCGACGACCTGATCGACCCGCGCGACCCGCTGCTCAAGCGCATGATCGACGTCCAGGAGCAGTACGGCGGCAGTGTCATCGCGCTCATGGAGGTCGCGCCCGAGCAGATCCACCTCTACGGCTGCGCGGCCGTCGAGACCACCGAGGACAGCGACGTCGTCCAGGTGACCGGCCTGGTCGAGAAGCCGGACGCGGCGGACGCCCCGTCGAACTACGCCGTCATCGGCCGCTACGTACTCGACCCGCACATCTTCGACATCCTGCGCAAGACGGAGCCGGGGCGCAGCAACGAGATCCAGCTCACCGACGCCCTCCAGCAGCTCGCCGAGGACGAGAAGGTCGGCGGCCCGGTGCACGGCGTGGTCTTCAAGGGCCGCCGCTATGACACCGGCGACCGTGGCGACTACCTGCGTGCCATTGTCAGACTCGCATGCGAACGTGAAGACCTGGGCCCTGGCTTCAGGACCTGGCTTCGCAGCTTCGTAGCCGAGGAGATGTAG
- a CDS encoding FmdB family zinc ribbon protein, with the protein MPTYQYQCTECGEGLEAVQKFTDDALTECPNCGGRLKKVFSAVGIVFKGSGFYRNDSRGSSSSSSPASSKSSSSSSSSSDSGSSSSSSSSSSSSSTNSSAA; encoded by the coding sequence GTGCCGACCTACCAGTACCAGTGCACCGAGTGCGGCGAGGGCCTCGAGGCGGTGCAGAAGTTCACCGACGACGCCCTGACCGAGTGCCCCAACTGCGGTGGCCGCCTGAAGAAGGTGTTCTCCGCGGTCGGCATCGTCTTCAAGGGATCGGGCTTCTACCGCAACGACAGCCGCGGCTCCTCGTCGAGCAGCAGCCCGGCGTCGTCGAAGTCGTCGAGCTCCTCCTCGTCGTCGTCCGACTCCGGCTCGTCGTCCTCGTCGTCCTCGTCGTCCTCGTCGTCGAGCACCAACTCCTCCGCCGCGTAG
- a CDS encoding MFS transporter has product MESTVTSKASRPGYGQLLRTRGAWTFLLPGFAARQPFAMLTLSIVLLVRHTTGSYGAAGAVAAVTGVSMALFAPYSGRLADRHGQRAVLLPGVLVHALAGISLTALALAHAPLWALFAAAVPTGASVPQIGPMVRARWGVKLKDSPLMPTAAAFESVTDELTFVLGPLLATALCTAVAPAAGLLTEAALTLVGGVLFAAQKRTQPAVAGVTHARVEHASALRVPGVRVLVVTFLGIGSVFGGMQVSLSAFSQSIGEPGLNGVLYGVFAAGNMLSGVVCGAIAWKAAPRRRLVIGYAALALAASALWTAHSVAVLAGLGLLVGMCIAPSLITGYTLVEALVPDGARTEAFTWLTGAVALGQAAAVTVAGQLEDRLWTGAGFLVPMGGTVLALLTLLSLRSWLVTRPHGRTVARGVGHRAPVTVD; this is encoded by the coding sequence GTGGAGTCCACGGTCACCTCGAAGGCGTCCCGCCCGGGCTACGGGCAGCTGCTGCGCACCCGTGGCGCCTGGACGTTCCTTCTTCCCGGCTTCGCGGCGCGTCAGCCGTTCGCGATGCTCACCCTCTCCATCGTGCTGCTCGTCCGGCACACCACCGGCTCCTACGGGGCCGCGGGCGCCGTCGCGGCGGTCACCGGCGTGTCCATGGCCCTGTTCGCGCCGTACAGCGGCCGTCTCGCCGACCGCCACGGCCAGCGGGCGGTGCTGCTGCCCGGCGTCCTGGTGCACGCCTTGGCAGGCATCTCGCTGACCGCGCTCGCGCTGGCCCACGCCCCGCTGTGGGCCCTTTTCGCGGCGGCCGTCCCGACCGGTGCGTCGGTGCCGCAGATCGGTCCCATGGTTCGCGCCCGGTGGGGCGTGAAGCTGAAGGACTCGCCCCTGATGCCGACGGCGGCGGCCTTCGAGTCGGTCACCGACGAGCTGACCTTCGTGCTCGGCCCGCTCCTGGCGACGGCCCTGTGCACCGCCGTGGCCCCGGCCGCGGGCCTGCTCACGGAGGCGGCGCTGACGCTGGTGGGCGGTGTGCTGTTCGCGGCGCAGAAGCGCACACAGCCGGCCGTCGCCGGCGTCACTCACGCACGCGTGGAGCACGCGTCCGCCCTGCGCGTCCCCGGGGTGCGGGTTCTGGTCGTGACCTTCCTGGGCATCGGTTCCGTCTTCGGCGGCATGCAGGTCTCGCTCTCCGCGTTCAGCCAGTCGATCGGCGAGCCCGGCCTGAACGGCGTCCTGTACGGCGTCTTCGCCGCAGGCAACATGCTCTCCGGCGTCGTGTGCGGCGCGATCGCCTGGAAGGCCGCCCCGCGGCGCCGCCTGGTCATCGGCTACGCGGCCCTCGCCCTGGCCGCCTCCGCCCTGTGGACCGCTCACTCGGTGGCCGTGCTGGCCGGGCTCGGCCTGCTGGTGGGCATGTGCATCGCGCCCTCCCTGATCACCGGCTACACCCTGGTCGAGGCCCTGGTCCCGGACGGCGCCCGCACCGAGGCCTTCACCTGGCTGACCGGCGCGGTCGCGCTCGGCCAGGCGGCGGCGGTCACGGTCGCCGGACAGCTGGAGGACCGGCTGTGGACCGGCGCCGGCTTCCTCGTCCCGATGGGCGGTACGGTGCTGGCGCTGCTGACCCTGCTGTCCCTGCGGTCGTGGCTGGTCACGCGACCTCACGGCCGCACCGTGGCACGTGGCGTCGGTCACCGCGCGCCGGTGACGGTGGACTGA
- a CDS encoding penicillin acylase family protein, whose amino-acid sequence MPPNTTASSGQKPGKSGRKKGRRARLLVIVLVVALVGGFGYGGYWSVSTVRASFPQTKGTITLEGLSGPVDVKRDGYGIPQIYASSDEDLFMAQGYVQAQDRFYEMDVRRHMTSGRLSEMFGKSQVKNDEFLRTLGWDRVAQKEYDTKLSASTKEYLQAYAKGVNAYLKGKDGKEISLEYAALGLTNDYQPQPWTPVDSVSWLKAMAWDLRGNMQDEIDRSLMTSRLGPKQIADLYPEYPYGRNKPIVQEGEYNALTKAFEQTDSTGTAATAGSKGATGTTGSQSTPGTSSSTSTSTSASSASPSLRSQLAGLTNLLADVPTAVGVNGHGIGSNSWVVAGSHTITGKPLLANDPHLSASLPSVWYQMGLHCTTVSSKCGYDVTGYTFAGMPGVIIGHNQNISWGMTNSGVDVTDLYLEKLSGDGYLRDGKVVPFTTRTETIKVAGGDSKKIVVREANNDMPLLSDRDDELVNVGKKATVDTLAPDRADGYGVALRWTALDPGNTMDAVFAIDKASNWSEFRQAARSFDVPSQNLIYADTQGNIGYQLPGKIPTRAQGDDGSIPAPGWDSKYDWTGYIPKAALPYEFNPKRGYIVTANQAVIDKSKYPYTLTTDWGYGSRSQRITDLIESKIKGGGKISTDDMRQMQLDNSSEIAKLLVPKLLKIDVSDKHVRAAQKLLEGWDYTQDSDSAAAAYFNAVWRNILKLAFGNKLPKELRVKGQCLWVEPADSTGPADEDRKVRECGQREADQAQPDGGDRWFEVVRNIVDDEKNDWWQSPATRTDPATTTRDELFGRAMKDATWELVAKLGKDMDTWSWGRLHRLFLRNQTLGTDGPGILQYMLNRGPWKLDGGEATVNATGWNAAGGYNALWVPSMRMVVNLADLDKSKWINLSGASGHAYSAHYTDQTEKWVKGELLPWDFSKDAVDKSTTDTLVLKP is encoded by the coding sequence ATGCCCCCCAACACCACCGCCTCTTCCGGCCAGAAGCCCGGCAAGTCCGGCAGGAAGAAGGGGCGCAGAGCCCGACTGCTCGTGATCGTCCTGGTTGTGGCCCTTGTGGGAGGTTTCGGATACGGCGGCTACTGGTCCGTCAGCACCGTGCGCGCCTCCTTCCCGCAGACCAAGGGGACGATCACGCTCGAGGGCCTGTCGGGTCCCGTCGACGTCAAGCGCGACGGCTACGGGATCCCGCAGATCTACGCGTCCTCCGACGAGGACCTGTTCATGGCGCAGGGGTACGTCCAGGCGCAGGACCGGTTCTACGAGATGGACGTGCGCCGCCACATGACGTCCGGACGCCTGTCCGAGATGTTCGGCAAGAGCCAGGTCAAGAACGACGAGTTCCTGCGCACCCTGGGCTGGGACCGGGTGGCGCAGAAGGAGTACGACACCAAGCTGTCGGCCTCCACGAAGGAGTACCTCCAGGCGTACGCCAAGGGAGTCAACGCCTATCTGAAGGGCAAGGACGGCAAGGAGATCTCCCTGGAGTACGCGGCGCTGGGCCTGACCAACGACTACCAGCCCCAGCCGTGGACCCCGGTCGACTCGGTCTCCTGGCTCAAGGCGATGGCCTGGGACCTGCGCGGCAACATGCAGGACGAGATCGACCGCTCCCTGATGACCAGCCGCCTGGGCCCCAAGCAGATCGCGGACCTGTACCCGGAGTACCCGTACGGCCGCAACAAGCCGATCGTCCAGGAGGGCGAGTACAACGCCCTCACGAAGGCGTTCGAGCAGACCGACTCGACGGGTACCGCGGCCACGGCAGGCTCGAAGGGTGCTACGGGGACGACGGGCTCGCAGTCGACGCCCGGCACGTCGAGCTCGACGTCCACGTCGACCTCGGCCTCCTCGGCCTCTCCGTCCCTGCGCAGCCAGCTGGCGGGTCTCACGAACCTCCTGGCCGACGTCCCGACCGCCGTCGGCGTGAACGGCCACGGCATCGGCTCCAACTCCTGGGTCGTCGCCGGCAGCCACACCATCACCGGCAAGCCGCTGCTGGCCAACGACCCGCACCTGTCGGCATCGCTGCCGTCGGTCTGGTACCAGATGGGCCTGCACTGCACGACCGTCTCCAGCAAGTGCGGCTACGACGTCACCGGCTACACCTTCGCCGGCATGCCCGGCGTGATAATCGGCCACAACCAGAACATCTCCTGGGGCATGACCAACTCCGGCGTCGACGTCACCGACCTCTACCTGGAGAAGCTGTCCGGCGACGGCTACCTGAGGGACGGCAAGGTCGTGCCGTTCACCACCCGCACCGAGACGATCAAGGTGGCGGGCGGCGACTCGAAGAAGATCGTCGTCCGTGAGGCGAACAACGACATGCCCCTGCTGTCCGACCGCGACGACGAACTCGTCAACGTCGGCAAGAAGGCCACCGTCGACACCCTGGCCCCCGACCGCGCCGACGGCTACGGCGTCGCCCTGCGCTGGACCGCGCTGGACCCCGGCAACACCATGGACGCCGTCTTCGCGATCGACAAGGCGTCGAACTGGTCCGAGTTCCGCCAGGCGGCCCGCTCCTTCGACGTGCCCTCGCAGAACCTGATCTACGCCGATACCCAGGGCAACATCGGCTACCAGCTGCCCGGAAAGATCCCCACGCGCGCCCAGGGCGACGACGGCTCGATCCCGGCGCCCGGCTGGGACTCGAAGTACGACTGGACCGGCTACATCCCGAAGGCCGCGCTGCCCTACGAGTTCAACCCCAAGCGCGGCTACATCGTCACCGCCAACCAGGCCGTGATCGACAAGAGCAAGTACCCCTACACGCTCACCACGGACTGGGGCTACGGCTCGCGCAGCCAGCGGATCACCGACCTGATCGAGTCGAAGATCAAGGGCGGCGGCAAGATCTCGACCGACGACATGCGGCAGATGCAGCTCGACAACAGCAGCGAGATCGCCAAGCTGCTGGTGCCCAAGCTGCTGAAGATCGACGTCTCGGACAAGCACGTCCGCGCGGCGCAGAAATTGCTGGAGGGCTGGGACTACACCCAGGACTCCGACTCGGCGGCGGCCGCGTACTTCAACGCGGTCTGGCGCAACATCCTCAAGCTCGCCTTCGGCAACAAGCTGCCCAAGGAGCTGCGGGTCAAGGGCCAGTGCCTGTGGGTGGAGCCCGCCGACTCCACCGGCCCGGCCGACGAGGACCGCAAGGTCCGCGAGTGCGGCCAGCGCGAAGCTGACCAGGCGCAGCCGGACGGCGGTGACCGCTGGTTCGAGGTGGTCCGCAACATCGTCGACGACGAGAAGAACGACTGGTGGCAGTCGCCGGCGACGCGCACCGACCCGGCCACGACGACGCGTGACGAGCTGTTCGGGCGCGCCATGAAGGACGCGACCTGGGAGCTGGTCGCCAAGCTCGGCAAGGACATGGACACCTGGAGCTGGGGCCGGCTGCACCGCCTGTTCCTGAGGAACCAGACCTTGGGCACCGACGGCCCGGGCATACTGCAGTACATGCTCAACCGCGGTCCCTGGAAGCTGGACGGCGGCGAGGCGACCGTGAACGCCACCGGCTGGAACGCGGCGGGCGGCTACAACGCCCTGTGGGTGCCGTCGATGCGGATGGTGGTCAACCTGGCAGACCTCGACAAGTCCAAGTGGATCAACCTCAGCGGTGCCTCGGGTCACGCCTACAGCGCGCACTACACCGACCAGACGGAGAAGTGGGTCAAGGGCGAGCTGCTGCCGTGGGACTTCTCGAAGGACGCGGTGGACAAGAGCACGACCGACACGCTGGTGCTCAAGCCCTGA
- a CDS encoding exodeoxyribonuclease III: MTSVNVNGIRAAAKKGFVEWLDGTFADVLCLQEVRAEPGQIPEGVRAPDGWHVVHAPAAAKGRAGVALYTRREPDRVRIGFGSAEFDGGGRYVEADLPGVTVASLYLPSGEVGTERQDEKVRFMTEFLGHLKELRERSAAEGREVVVCGDWNIAHREADLKNWRGNRKNSGFLPEEREWLGRVFASEDGGYVDVVRALHPDSEGPYTWWSYRGRAFDNDTGWRIDYQVATPGLAAKAVKAYVERAATHTARWSDHAPVTVVYDL; encoded by the coding sequence GTGACCAGCGTGAACGTCAACGGGATCCGTGCCGCCGCGAAGAAGGGCTTCGTGGAGTGGCTCGACGGTACCTTCGCCGATGTGCTGTGCCTCCAGGAGGTGCGCGCCGAGCCCGGGCAGATCCCCGAGGGCGTCCGGGCGCCCGACGGCTGGCACGTCGTGCACGCCCCGGCCGCCGCCAAGGGGCGCGCGGGGGTGGCGCTCTACACGCGGCGCGAGCCCGACCGGGTGCGGATCGGGTTCGGGTCGGCCGAGTTCGACGGCGGCGGGCGGTATGTCGAGGCAGATCTGCCCGGTGTCACCGTCGCCAGCCTGTACCTGCCCTCGGGCGAGGTCGGGACCGAACGGCAGGACGAGAAGGTCCGGTTCATGACCGAGTTCCTCGGCCACCTCAAGGAGTTGCGGGAGCGGTCCGCCGCGGAGGGGCGCGAGGTCGTCGTCTGCGGCGACTGGAACATCGCCCACCGCGAGGCCGACCTGAAGAACTGGCGCGGCAACCGGAAGAACTCCGGCTTCCTGCCCGAGGAACGCGAGTGGTTGGGACGGGTTTTCGCATCCGAGGACGGCGGGTACGTCGACGTCGTCCGGGCGCTGCATCCGGACAGCGAGGGTCCGTACACCTGGTGGTCCTACCGCGGGCGTGCTTTCGACAACGACACGGGATGGCGCATCGACTATCAGGTCGCCACGCCGGGTCTCGCCGCCAAGGCGGTCAAGGCGTACGTGGAGCGCGCGGCGACGCACACCGCGCGCTGGTCGGACCATGCCCCGGTGACGGTGGTCTACGACCTCTGA
- a CDS encoding potassium/proton antiporter — protein sequence MLGSWRRTAAHGLARRERPLTVHHLNQLLLLCSLVLLVAVAAVRISSRSGLPSLLVYLGIGIAMGQDGFGIHFNNAELTQVMGYAALVVILAEGGLGTKWKQIKPALPAASALALLGVAVSVGVTAAGAHHLSGLEWRQALIIGAVVSSTDAAAVFSVLRKVPLPARVTGVLEAESGFNDAPVVILVVAFSTAGPIEHWYTLLGKILLELAIGAAIGLAVGWLGSWGLRHVALPASGLYPIAVMAIAVMAYAGGSLAHGSGFLAVYLASMMLGNAKLPHWPATRGFAEGLGWIAQIGMFVLLGLLVTPHELADDVLPALVIGMVLTMVARPLSVVMSLVPFRLPWQEQTLMSWAGLRGAVPIILATIPMVNGVAGSRRIFNIVFVLVVVYTLIQGPTLPWLARKLRLGEGPEAADLGIESAPLERLRGHLLSVTIPEGSRMHGVEINELRLPAGAAVTLVVREGKSFVPLPTTVLRRGDELLVVATDQVRDAAERRLRAVGQGGKLAGWLGTTGNGAPGR from the coding sequence GTGCTCGGATCGTGGCGTCGCACCGCGGCCCACGGATTGGCGAGAAGGGAACGGCCGCTGACTGTCCACCACCTCAACCAGCTCCTCCTCCTCTGCTCGCTCGTTCTGCTCGTCGCGGTGGCAGCGGTTCGGATCTCGTCGCGCAGCGGCCTCCCCAGCCTGCTCGTCTACCTGGGCATCGGCATCGCCATGGGCCAGGACGGATTCGGCATCCACTTCAACAACGCCGAGCTGACCCAGGTCATGGGATACGCGGCACTGGTCGTGATCCTGGCCGAGGGCGGTCTCGGCACGAAGTGGAAGCAGATCAAGCCGGCCCTCCCGGCGGCCTCCGCGCTGGCGCTCCTCGGCGTCGCGGTGAGCGTCGGCGTCACGGCCGCGGGCGCGCACCACCTGAGCGGACTGGAGTGGCGGCAGGCTCTCATCATCGGAGCGGTGGTGTCGTCGACCGACGCGGCGGCGGTCTTCTCGGTACTGCGGAAAGTGCCCCTCCCCGCGCGCGTGACGGGCGTTCTGGAGGCCGAGTCCGGCTTCAACGACGCTCCCGTCGTCATCCTCGTCGTCGCGTTCTCCACGGCCGGGCCGATCGAGCACTGGTACACGCTGCTCGGGAAGATACTCCTGGAGCTGGCCATCGGCGCCGCCATCGGCCTCGCGGTGGGCTGGCTCGGCTCCTGGGGTCTCAGGCACGTGGCGCTGCCCGCCTCCGGCCTCTACCCGATCGCGGTCATGGCCATCGCGGTCATGGCGTACGCGGGCGGCTCGCTGGCCCACGGCAGCGGCTTCCTCGCGGTGTACCTCGCCTCGATGATGCTCGGCAACGCCAAGCTGCCGCACTGGCCCGCGACCCGGGGCTTCGCCGAAGGACTCGGCTGGATCGCCCAGATCGGCATGTTCGTCCTGCTCGGTCTGTTGGTGACCCCGCACGAACTGGCCGACGACGTACTGCCCGCCCTGGTCATCGGCATGGTGCTGACGATGGTGGCGCGTCCGCTGAGCGTCGTGATGAGCCTCGTGCCCTTCCGGCTCCCCTGGCAGGAGCAGACGCTGATGTCGTGGGCCGGGCTGCGCGGTGCGGTGCCCATCATCCTGGCGACGATCCCCATGGTGAACGGCGTCGCCGGCAGCCGCCGCATCTTCAACATCGTCTTCGTGCTCGTCGTCGTCTACACCCTCATCCAGGGGCCGACCCTGCCCTGGCTGGCCCGCAAGCTACGCCTCGGCGAGGGTCCCGAAGCCGCGGACCTCGGCATCGAATCGGCGCCCCTGGAGCGGCTGCGCGGGCATCTGCTGTCCGTCACGATCCCCGAGGGCTCGCGGATGCACGGCGTCGAGATCAACGAGCTGCGGCTGCCGGCCGGAGCCGCGGTCACCCTGGTCGTCCGGGAAGGGAAATCGTTCGTTCCGCTGCCGACGACGGTGCTGCGGCGCGGGGACGAACTGCTCGTGGTCGCCACGGACCAGGTCCGCGACGCGGCGGAGAGGCGTCTGCGGGCCGTCGGCCAGGGCGGCAAGCTGGCGGGCTGGCTGGGGACCACCGGGAACGGCGCGCCGGGGCGTTGA
- the moaC gene encoding cyclic pyranopterin monophosphate synthase MoaC has protein sequence MSSQDRLTHIDDAGAARMVDVSGKDVTERTARASGRVLVSPRVIELLRGEGVPKGDALATARIAGIMGAKRTPDLIPLCHPLAVSGVKLDLSVADDAVEITATVKTTDRTGVEMEALTAVSVAALTVIDMVKAVDKAAVITDVRVEEKTGGKSGDWSRA, from the coding sequence ATGAGTTCGCAGGACAGACTGACCCATATCGATGACGCGGGGGCGGCCCGCATGGTCGACGTCTCAGGGAAGGACGTCACCGAACGCACCGCGCGCGCCAGCGGCCGTGTGCTGGTTTCACCGCGCGTGATCGAACTGCTGCGCGGTGAGGGCGTCCCCAAGGGCGACGCGCTGGCCACCGCGCGCATCGCGGGCATCATGGGCGCGAAGCGGACCCCCGACCTCATCCCCCTGTGCCACCCGCTCGCGGTGTCGGGTGTGAAGCTGGATCTGTCGGTCGCGGACGACGCCGTGGAGATCACGGCCACCGTGAAGACCACCGACCGCACGGGTGTCGAGATGGAGGCGCTCACCGCGGTCAGTGTCGCGGCGCTCACCGTGATCGACATGGTCAAGGCGGTCGACAAGGCGGCGGTGATCACGGACGTGCGCGTGGAGGAGAAGACGGGCGGGAAGTCGGGCGACTGGAGCCGGGCATGA
- a CDS encoding GNAT family N-acetyltransferase translates to MDGDVVLRPIRLRDQRDWREVNRRNREWLRPWEATVPPPAPGGPTAHRPTYRQMVRHLRAEARAGRMLPFVIEYQGRLVGQLTVAGITWGSMCSGHVGYWVDEGVAGRGVMPTAVALAVDHCFRTVGLHRIEVCIRPENGPSRRVVEKLGFREEGLRPRYLHIDGAWRDHLVFALTAEEVPEGLLARWHRARSQQAHRHPGK, encoded by the coding sequence GTGGACGGCGACGTCGTCCTCCGGCCGATACGGCTGCGCGACCAGCGGGACTGGCGGGAGGTCAACCGGCGCAACCGGGAGTGGCTGCGGCCGTGGGAGGCGACCGTTCCGCCGCCCGCGCCCGGCGGCCCGACAGCGCACCGGCCGACCTACCGGCAGATGGTCCGGCACCTGCGCGCCGAGGCCAGGGCGGGCCGGATGCTGCCGTTCGTCATCGAGTACCAGGGGCGCCTGGTGGGGCAGTTGACGGTGGCGGGGATCACCTGGGGCTCGATGTGCTCGGGGCACGTCGGCTACTGGGTGGACGAGGGGGTCGCGGGCCGCGGGGTGATGCCGACGGCCGTGGCGCTCGCCGTCGACCACTGCTTCCGCACTGTCGGGCTGCACCGCATCGAGGTCTGCATTCGCCCCGAGAACGGTCCGAGTCGCCGGGTCGTGGAGAAACTGGGATTCCGTGAGGAAGGGCTCCGGCCCCGTTATCTGCACATCGACGGGGCCTGGCGGGACCATCTGGTCTTCGCGCTCACCGCGGAAGAGGTGCCCGAGGGCTTGCTGGCGCGCTGGCACCGGGCACGCTCTCAGCAGGCCCACCGTCACCCTGGGAAATAA
- a CDS encoding 5-formyltetrahydrofolate cyclo-ligase: MLRQGFLAVRSALTADDVREAAAALAERALELPELAHARTVAAYVSVGSEPGTLALLEALRVRGVRVLLPVLLPDNDLDWGTYAGPESLVSVRHGGRMALLEPAGERLGPEAVREADAVLLPGLAVDARGMRLGRGGGSYDRVLSRLERAGAEPVLVVLLYDAEVVERVPEEAHDRPVHAVVTPSGVRRFHRRP; the protein is encoded by the coding sequence ATGTTGCGGCAAGGCTTCCTCGCGGTGAGGAGTGCGTTGACCGCCGATGACGTGCGGGAAGCGGCGGCGGCGCTGGCCGAACGGGCCCTGGAGCTGCCCGAGCTGGCGCACGCGCGCACGGTGGCCGCGTACGTCTCCGTGGGGAGCGAACCCGGCACGCTCGCGCTTCTGGAGGCGCTGCGCGTGCGGGGCGTGCGCGTACTGCTCCCGGTGCTCCTGCCGGACAACGACCTCGACTGGGGGACGTACGCCGGGCCGGAGTCCCTGGTGAGCGTGCGGCACGGCGGGCGGATGGCCCTCCTGGAACCCGCGGGCGAGCGCCTGGGCCCGGAGGCCGTCCGGGAGGCCGACGCCGTACTGCTTCCCGGGCTGGCGGTCGACGCCCGCGGCATGCGCCTCGGGCGCGGCGGCGGCTCCTACGACCGTGTGCTGTCCCGCCTGGAGCGCGCGGGCGCCGAGCCCGTCCTGGTGGTGCTCCTGTACGACGCGGAGGTCGTCGAGCGGGTCCCCGAGGAGGCGCACGACCGCCCGGTGCACGCCGTGGTGACACCGTCGGGCGTACGCCGCTTCCACCGCCGGCCGTGA
- a CDS encoding GNAT family N-acetyltransferase, which translates to MNIRRASFDHPDAVKLNDLVQAEYHVRYGDGGDATYLDPAMFVPPVGLYLIAYDEQDRPVATGGWRSQEKNDEGYEDGDAELKRMFVIEEMRGRGLARRMLAALEEDARAAGRTRMVLETGTKQPEAVALYTSSGYEPCAKFGYYRFYESSLCFAKPL; encoded by the coding sequence GTGAATATTCGCCGTGCTTCCTTCGACCACCCCGACGCCGTCAAGCTCAACGACCTCGTCCAGGCCGAATACCACGTTCGCTACGGCGACGGTGGCGACGCCACGTACCTGGACCCGGCGATGTTCGTACCGCCGGTCGGCCTCTACCTGATCGCGTACGACGAGCAGGACCGTCCCGTGGCCACGGGCGGCTGGCGCTCCCAGGAGAAGAACGACGAGGGATACGAGGACGGGGACGCCGAACTCAAGCGGATGTTCGTCATAGAGGAGATGCGCGGCCGGGGCCTGGCGCGCCGCATGCTCGCCGCTCTGGAGGAGGACGCCCGCGCGGCCGGCCGCACCCGTATGGTCCTGGAGACGGGCACCAAGCAGCCGGAGGCGGTGGCCCTGTACACCTCCAGCGGCTATGAGCCGTGCGCGAAGTTCGGCTACTACCGCTTCTACGAATCGAGCCTGTGTTTCGCGAAGCCGCTGTAG